In the genome of Oncorhynchus clarkii lewisi isolate Uvic-CL-2024 chromosome 22, UVic_Ocla_1.0, whole genome shotgun sequence, one region contains:
- the LOC139380826 gene encoding trace amine-associated receptor 13c-like, whose protein sequence is MEKHEDVQYCFQDRNSSCIKAFLSTSIYITLYIFFSLISAVTVLLNLLVIISISHFKQLHTPTNLLIVSLSASDLLVGLIVIPVMTVAIMESCWGFGEHFCVFQIYIASVCTSLSLGNLVLISIDRYVAVCDPLLYHSKITITRITCCISITWCCCIIYRAAIVKNFVNVQVPSRCLKECTTFEGSIWVNFTDLVITMVVPCSVIITLYMKIFVVARSQSRKVFSKEAASVTGVKTVQANKSERKAAKTLSIVVFNYFICWIPTLFVFYSFSILSDNFLSYLISFLAFVNSLINPIIYAFLYPWFKVTTKLILTLKIRHS, encoded by the coding sequence ATGGAGAAACATGAAGATGTTCAATACTGTTTTCAGGACAGAAACTCTTCTTGCATAAAGGCTTTTCTATCGACATCTATCTACATAACACTGTACATCTTCTTCTCATTGATTTCAGCAGTTACAGTATTGTTGAACCTACTGGTGatcatctccatctctcacttcAAGCAGCTCCACACTCCAACCAACCTGctcatagtctctctctctgcatcagaTCTCCTGGTGGGATTGATTGTGATACCAGTAATGACTGTAGCAATAATGGAATCATGCTGGGGTTTTGGGGAACATTTCTGTGTGTTTCAGATCTACATTGCTTCTGTATGTACTTCTTTATCTCTGGGCAATTTGGTCTTGATATCTATAGACCGCTATGTTGCTGTGTGTGATCCCTTATTGTACCActctaaaataacaataacaagaatCACGTGTTGTATTTCCATTACCTGGTGTTGTTGTATCATATACCGTGCTGCTATTGTAAAAAACTTTGTCAATGTACAGGTACCAAGTAGGTGTTTGAAAGAATGTACTACTTTTGAAGGGTCAATCTGGGTTAATTTCACTGACCTTGTTATTACAATGGTTGTCCCGTGCTCTGTTATTATAACACTTTATATGAAAATCTTTGTGGTGGCCAGATCACAGTCCAGAAAGGTATTTTCAAAAGAGGCTGCCAGTGTGACTGGTGTTAAAACTGTACAGGCAAATAAGTCTGAGAGAAAAGCAGCAAAAACTCTATCTATTGTTGTTTTCAACTATTTCATTTGTTGGATTCCAACACTATTTGTTTTCTATTCATTTTCCATTTTAAGTGATAATTTCTTATCATATTTAATCAGTTTTCTGGCATTTGTTAATTCCTTAATTAATCCAATAA